Proteins co-encoded in one Marinomonas sp. IMCC 4694 genomic window:
- the pobA gene encoding 4-hydroxybenzoate 3-monooxygenase: MKTQVAIIGAGPSGLLLGQLLAKQGIDNVVIERAAGEYILGRIRAGVLEQGMTDLLREAGVGERMDREGQVHHGVELAFNNKRVKIDLDTLTGGSTVMVYGQTEVTRDLMEARENAGLTTYYESSNVVLHDVKTDLPFVTFEQGGTEYRLDCDYIAGCDGFHGVSRQTIPESSRKEFERVYPFGWLGILSDTPPVNEELIYCKTDRGFAMTSMRSATRSRYYLQVPLTDKVEDWSDDDFWTELKRRLPDDVAEKLVTGPSIEKSIAPLRSFVCEPMQYGHLFLVGDAAHIVPPTGAKGLNLAASDVATLTKVLTRVYKQGDKDCISQYSDICLRRVWHGERFSWWMTSMLHDFSGESASQMDAQTHDRFMSSELNFYTDNEAGRRVIALQYVGLPYEDLS; the protein is encoded by the coding sequence ATGAAGACTCAAGTTGCTATTATTGGGGCTGGCCCCTCTGGATTATTACTGGGCCAGTTATTGGCTAAGCAGGGCATTGATAACGTGGTCATTGAGCGCGCTGCAGGTGAGTACATTTTAGGTCGCATTCGCGCGGGTGTTCTCGAACAAGGTATGACGGATTTACTGCGCGAGGCAGGCGTGGGCGAACGTATGGATCGCGAAGGTCAAGTTCACCACGGCGTGGAATTGGCTTTCAATAATAAGCGTGTAAAAATCGATTTGGATACCCTCACCGGCGGCAGCACGGTCATGGTGTATGGCCAAACCGAAGTCACTCGAGATCTGATGGAAGCGCGAGAAAATGCCGGTCTGACCACGTATTATGAATCCAGTAATGTGGTGTTGCATGATGTCAAAACCGACCTGCCTTTTGTTACCTTTGAGCAAGGTGGCACCGAGTATCGTCTTGATTGCGATTACATCGCGGGCTGTGATGGCTTTCATGGTGTCTCTCGCCAAACCATCCCTGAATCGTCTCGTAAAGAATTTGAACGAGTGTATCCGTTCGGTTGGTTAGGTATTTTGTCGGACACGCCGCCAGTGAACGAAGAGCTTATTTATTGTAAAACCGATCGTGGCTTTGCCATGACCAGTATGCGTTCTGCCACTCGATCACGCTATTATTTGCAAGTTCCTTTAACCGACAAAGTCGAAGATTGGAGCGATGACGATTTTTGGACAGAGTTAAAGCGTCGTTTGCCCGATGATGTGGCTGAGAAGTTGGTAACAGGCCCAAGTATTGAGAAAAGCATTGCGCCGTTGCGCTCTTTTGTTTGTGAACCTATGCAATATGGCCATTTATTTTTGGTTGGCGATGCGGCGCATATCGTGCCGCCAACCGGTGCTAAAGGGCTGAATTTAGCGGCCTCAGATGTGGCCACGCTGACTAAAGTGCTGACGCGCGTTTACAAACAGGGCGATAAAGACTGTATTTCTCAATATTCCGACATTTGTCTGCGTCGTGTTTGGCATGGGGAGCGCTTCTCCTGGTGGATGACCAGTATGTTGCACGACTTCAGCGGGGAAAGCGCGAGTCAGATGGATGCACAAACCCATGATAGGTTTATGAGTTCAGAACTGAATTTTTATACCGACAATGAAGCTGGGCGCCGTGTCATTGCGTTGCAATATGTAGGGCTGCCTTACGAAGATTTGTCTTAA